The Primulina tabacum isolate GXHZ01 chromosome 16, ASM2559414v2, whole genome shotgun sequence genome window below encodes:
- the LOC142530151 gene encoding LOW QUALITY PROTEIN: GTPase ERA-like, chloroplastic (The sequence of the model RefSeq protein was modified relative to this genomic sequence to represent the inferred CDS: inserted 2 bases in 1 codon), with product MNELVVRCNIPFPPPVSTHPRSTRTSTTRRQFRPVVSHVSTDRRNSRRNTLPTHSTAEEEDDYMTDDDAXENSSSMLLSLSVKPERNTSLLLLDDYEMEEMECHPNHRSGYVAVVGKPNVGKSTLSNQMVGQKLSIVTDKPQTTRHRILGICSSPDFQMILYDTPGVIEKKMHKLDSMMMKNVRSAAFNADCVIVVVDVCKEPQKIDDVLEEGVGDRKDKLPTLLVLNKKDLIKPGEIAKRIEWYEKFTEVDEVIPVSAKYGHGVDDVKEWILSKLPIGPAYYPKDIASEHPERFFVAEILREKIFMQYRNEVPYACQVNVVSYKSRPNAKDFIQAEIIVEKNSQRIILIGKEGKALKLLATAARLDIEDFLQKKVFLEVEVKVKENWRQNEGLLKHYGYGGQIQAL from the exons ATGAATGAATTGGTAGTGAGATGCAACATTCCCTTCCCTCCCCCTGTATCTACACATCCCCGAAGCACCCGCACAAGTACTACTCGTCGCCAATTTCGGCCAGTGGTTTCTCATGTATCCACCGACAGAAGGAATTCCAGGAGGAACACATTACCCACGCATTCTACTGCTGAAGAGGAAGATGATTACATGACCGATGatgatgc tgaaaattcatCGTCGATGCTGCTTTCGTTGAGCGTAAAGCCCGAAAGAAACACGTCGTTGCTCTTGCTGGACGATTACgagatggaagaaatggaatgTCATCCCAACCACCGGAGCGGCTACGTGGCCGTTGTGGGAAAGCCCAATGTTGGCAAGAGTACCTTGTCCAATCAAATGGTTGGCCAGAAACTCTCCATTGTCACTGATAAGCCACAGACTACTAGACACCGTATTCTCGGGATTTGCTcttctccagattttcag ATGATACTTTATGATACACCGGGTGTCATAGAGAAGAAAATGCACAAGTTGGATTCTATGATGATGAAGAACGTCCGAAGTGCTGCCTTCAATGCAGACTGTGtaattgttgttgttgatgtTTGTAAGGAACCTCAAAAG ATTGATGACGTGTTGGAAGAGGGGGTTGGAGACCGCAAAGATAAGTTACCGACCTTGCTGGTTTTGAACAAGAAAGATCTAATTAAACCTGGAGAGATAGCCAAGAGAATTGAG TGGTATGAAAAGTTTACTGAAGTAGATGAGGTCATACCAGTGAGCGCCAAGTATGGCCATGGGGTGGATGATGTTAAGGAGTGGATTCTATCAAAACTTCCAATCGGACCAGCTTATTATCCTAAG GATATTGCTAGTGAGCACCCTGAGAGATTTTTTGTGGCTGAAATTCTTAGAGAAAAAATCTTTATGCAGTACAGAAATGAAGTGCCTTATGCATGTCAG GTTAATGTAGTTAGTTATAAAAGCAGACCAAATGCGAAAGACTTCATTCAAGCTGAGATTATCGTGGAAAAGAACTCCCAGAGAATCATCCTTATTGGAAAG GAAGGAAAAGCCTTAAAACTACTGGCGACGGCAGCTCGGCTTGATATAGAAGATTTTTTGCAAAAGAAAGTTTTCCTTGAG gtTGAAGTCAAGGTAAAAGAGAATTGGAGGCAAAATGAAGGGCTACTTAAACACTATGGCTATGGGGGGCAAATTCAAGCTTTGTGA